Proteins from a single region of Candidatus Woesearchaeota archaeon:
- a CDS encoding peptidoglycan recognition family protein, with protein sequence MKQYILAKIVEFGLPMKKIHYDFKVQDTNEPTKFIKIIIHHTGKNKTIQSLIDNHVKKQHYSSIGYHFMISKKGTIYYARDLKSAGAHTYGYNKNAIGIALFGNFDEVEPTQKQIDALNSLVTKLKENYNIKKIFGHNEAIYKKIKERNWKLHLPNINPLDIENKETYKNFTRDITTQVLEFDASDSSVTLIKKFQSCPGFNLYSEIKKLDGLDP encoded by the coding sequence ATGAAACAATATATACTTGCAAAAATAGTGGAATTTGGACTTCCAATGAAGAAAATTCATTATGATTTTAAAGTTCAAGATACAAACGAACCCACAAAATTCATAAAAATTATAATTCATCATACTGGAAAGAACAAAACTATTCAAAGTTTAATAGATAATCATGTAAAAAAACAACATTATTCATCAATAGGATATCATTTCATGATTTCTAAAAAAGGAACTATTTATTACGCTAGAGACTTAAAATCAGCCGGAGCGCATACTTATGGATACAATAAAAATGCAATTGGTATAGCACTATTTGGAAATTTTGATGAAGTAGAACCTACTCAAAAACAAATTGATGCTTTAAATTCATTAGTAACCAAATTAAAAGAGAATTATAATATTAAAAAAATATTTGGACACAATGAAGCAATATACAAAAAGATTAAAGAAAGAAATTGGAAATTACATTTGCCAAACATTAATCCACTAGATATTGAAAATAAAGAAACATATAAAAATTTCACAAGGGACATAACAACTCAAGTTCTAGAATTTGATGCTTCAGATAGTAGCGTAACTTTAATAAAAAAATTTCAATCCTGTCCGGGATTTAATTTATACTCAGAAATAAAGAAATTAGATGGATTAGATCCTTAA